In the genome of Nakamurella alba, the window CCGACCAGTCGGTCAGGTCGTACCGGAAGCCGTCCACGGTCCAGGTCAGGGTCTGGATGCCTTCGTCGTCCCAGAGGGTGCCGCTCGCCCCGTCGATGTCGACCGGGCGGCCACCGTAGGGCTCCGACCAGGACACTCCGTCCTCCGGTCCCGTCATCAGGGTGAGTTGGTCGTCGGAGCCGGCGGTCGGGGCGAAGTCGACGATCAGCGAGTCGGGCGCGTACCAGGTCCAGGAGCTCACCGTCCGGCCCGGGAAGCCGAGGCCGACCGAGCTGGGTGGCTGCACGGGACGGACCAGTAGGTCGACCGGCGTGACGTCGAGCGGCTCCCCGGACGGTTCCGGGTCGGTGGTCGGCGGAGCGGTGGTCAGGGTGGTGGCGTCGGTGCCTGGCTGTTCGACCGCGTCGACGCCGAGCGACCTGCTGAACGGTGGCTCGTACCAGGACTGCCCCGCCGTCAGTGCCGGATCGACCTCGACCGATACCGCCAGGGCGACCAGCTGTTCGTCGGTCAGGTCCGCATCCGCCGGCCGGCGGACGAGCACGCTCGCGAAGTTGTCGGAGATCGTCTGGGCGGATCTGCCCGGCCAGAGCTCGGCCCAGCTGTCGCCGAGGGTCACGTGCTCGCCCGGGCCGTCCTCCCCCGACACGGTCGAGATCGAGACCATCCCGCCGTCGGGGACATCGGGGATCGGGGCCGACTGCACGGCGACCACCACACACCGGTCCCGGAGTTCGGCCGGCAGCACCGCGGCCGGGCAGAGGGCGACGGCCGGTTGCATCTGCCCCTCCACCGACGGACCGTCCACCGAGACCACCTGGTCGAAACCCGGGACACCGGACCGCAGCAGCACGGACCGTCGCAGGGCCGTCGGCTGCTCGACCAGGCCCGTGGCGAACGCGACGAGCTCCGGGGACGGGTCGCGCGCGGCGGCGAGATCCGGTTCGTAGCCGGCGGAGTCATCGAGGTTCTCCTGCCAGACGTGGATCCACCGACCGTCGGACAGCTGCCAGGTCAGCCGCGCGGTCGCAGGCAGCCCGTATCTGTCGAAGGCGGCCCCGCGGGTCCACGACCACCCCACCGTCCGATCGCCGAGTTGCGTGGTGGTGAAGACGATCTCGTTGCCGTAGGTCCGGCCGTCGTCGGTGATCGGCCCGGTGTCCTGAGCTCCGGTGATCAGGTAGCCGAGACTGCTGGTCCCGCTCGGACCGGCGTCGCCGGAGGCGAACCAGCCGACAGCGAGCCAGTCCGGCGCCTGCATCCACCAGGGACCGGCCAGTCCGGCCGGGACCGCTCCCGCGGTGACGGGGGACGACACCTCGGGCAGCGACAACGCCGGCAGCGGGGTGCCGGGGGTCAGCGCCCGGGCGGACATCCCGTCGGGCACGGCCCCGGTCGCTGCGCCGTCCGAGGTCGTGGAGGCCGCAGCAGTACCGCCGGACACCGGGCTCGACGTGGTCATGACGACCGGGCTGCTCGTCGGTCCTGCGACGATGTCCGGCGGCGGGGTGCCGCACGCGGTGATCAGCAGTCCGGCCGCGAGCAGGACGCCCACCGATCGACGAATGGTGCTCATGTGACCCCCCGGGAGCGCCGCTGTGACGGCAGATCCTCCCATGTCCCGTGCTCTCGCGGGGCGCATCGAGGGTGCGGGCCACCCCGGGGCGGCGACCCAGGGGTCAGGCGGCGCGCAGCGCGACCTGCCCGGCACCCGCACCGGCGGCGCCGGATCCGCCGACGACGGCGCGGTCGGGCGACATCTGCCGGACCGGCAGCGGGGTGACCACGCCGACACCGGCTGCGGCGCGGGCGGTGTCGAGCAGCAGGTCGGCGAGATCGACGTCGAGTGCCGTGCAGAGCGCGGCCAGCAGCTCGGAGGAGATCTCCTTCTCGCCGCGCTCGATCTCCGACAGGTAGGCGCGCGACACCATCGACCGGGCGGCCAGTTCGCGCAGGGTGAGCCGGCGGTCGACGCGCGCGGCACGCAGGCTGCGGCCGAGTTCCTCGCGCAGCAGCGGAGCAGGTGCGGTGGGCATCGCGGCGCCTCCCGGGATCCGGTGACGGCCGGGCGATCCGATGCCGTCCTGATCGTCACCCTAGAAGCCTTGGCGCAGCCCCCGGAAGCTGGTTCGCTGTCAGCGGACCGTCCTGCTCCCGCCACCGGCACACCTCCGACGTGCGGTATCAGACCCCGGGCCGCATCCTCCTGGGAGGGAGTCGCACCAGCACCTCCGCCGGAACGACGCAGCACATCGGCCGGCACCACGCAGCACACCCGCCGGCACTGCACTGCCGCACTTCCGCCCGTCCGCGCCACCGCAGCATCACCCGAATGCCACATCGCGATGCCGGAATTGCCGGGAACCGATCGCTCCCGGTCCCCGTCGTAGCCGGCAACACCACCGGAACAACCGGCCCCACCGAACTGAAGGACACATCATGAGCAAGGACCTGCACATCACCGTCGCCGGCGATCTGTACCAGGCGGAGGCGACCATCGACGTCGACGGCGACGGGGTCAACGACGCCGTGCTGGCGGACTTCGACGGCGACGGCAACCGCGACGAGATCGCCTGGGACTCGGACGGCGACGGCGTCATCGACACCATCCTGATGGCGTCGAACAACGACGGGAACTACGACGTCGGCTTCTACGACCCGAGCGGCCAGGGCAACTGGGACGAGGCCATCTCCGTCCCCGGCGGCTACATCCTCGGCGACCCGGGCACCACCGAGACCACGGAGACCGCCGGCTACACCACGACCACCACCGACGAGGGCGCCTACACCACCCAGACCGTCACCACCTCGGACGACGGCACGGTCACCTACACCGAGACCACGTACTACACGGATTCGCCGGAGACCACCGACGCCCCGGCGGCCACCACCGCCGGCGACGGGCAGCTGACCTACTCCTTCGGCGACTCGAACAACCCCACCGAGACCTACCAGTCCGAGGCGAACATCGACATCGACGGCGACGGCGTCAACGACGCGCTGTGGATCGACATGGACGGCAACGGCGGGCACGACGACATCGCCTGGGACTCCGACGGCGACGGCGTCGTCGACGTGATCGCGGTGGACTCGAACCACGACGGCCACTACGACACCGCCTACACCGACCCCAACGGCAACGGCCACTGGGACTCCGCGACCACCATCTGATCCGGCGCACCCCGCAGGTCCCGGCCACGTGCCGACGATCCCACCGGAGTCCACCCGATCCACCGGCCCACCCCGTCCGGCCCTGCACCGCGCAGGCCCGGGCGGGGTGTTCGCGTTCCCGGTGCTTCTAGGGTGAGGGCATGCGCAGCCCGTACCCGCCGATCGAACCCGACGCCTCCGGCATGCTCGACGTGGGCGACGGCCAGCTGATCCACTGGGAGACCTCCGGCAACCCGGACGGCGCGCCGGTGGTGTTCCTGCACGGTGGCCCGGGCGGCGGCACCAACCCGTTCCAGCGCCGGGTGTTCGACCCGGCGAAGTACCGGATCGTGCTGTTCGACCAGCGCGGGTGCGGGCGCAGCACACCGCATGTCGCTGATCCGGGGACCGACCTCTCGGTCAACACCACCTGGCACCTGGTCGCCGACATGGAGAAGCTGCGCGAGCACCTGGGCATCGACCGCTGGCACGTGTTCGGCGGCTCCTGGGGCAGCACCCTCGCGCTGGCGTACGCCCAGACGCACACCGACCGGGTGGTCTCGCTCGTGCTGCGCGGCATCTTCACCCTGCGCAAGGCCGAGCTCGACTGGTTCTACGAGGGCGGCGCCGGCGCGCTGTTCCCGGACCTGCGCGAGGCGTTCGTCGCCCCGGTGCCGGAGGCCGAGCGCGGCAACTGCATGCAGGCCTACCACCGGCTGCTCAACGATCCCGACCCGGCCGTCCACGTGCCGGCCGGTGTCGCGTGGTCGGTGTGGGAGGCCTCCACCGTGCGGTTGCGGCTGGACCCGGCCAAGATCGCCGAGGCCGCCGATCCCCGCTTCGCCCTTGCCTTCTCGCGGATCGAGAACCACTACTTCGTCAACGGCGGCTGGATGCGGGAGGGGCAGTTGATCGAGGACGCCGGTCTGCTGGCGGACATCCCGGCGGTCATCGTGCAGGGCCGGTACGACGTCTGCACCCCGCCGTTCACCGCCTGGGACCTGCACCGCGCCTGGCCGTCCGCGCAGCTGGTGATCACCCCGGACGCCGGGCACGCCTTCGACGAGCCGGCCACGCTGACCGCCCTGCTGGACGCGACCGACTCCTTCGCCGACCTGCCATACTGACCTTGCCTACCGGCCGGGTGCCGGACCGGGGGTGGCGGGCGCGGAGCCCGGCACCCCGGTCGGGCGGCGACGGGCCGGAGACGGCAGACTGTCCGCGGTACGCCGGATCGGCGTACCGGGACCGCGACGAGGAGCACCCGAGCATGACTGCCGCGCAGCCGACCGACATCTCCGCCACCGATTCGCCCGCGTGGGCCGCACTGCACACGCACTTCGGCACGATGAGCGCGGTCCACCTGCGCGAACTGTTCGCGCAGGACCCGGCGCGCGGCAGCGAGCTGACCCTGCAGGCCGCCGACCTCTACGTCGACTACTCCAAGCACCGGGTCACCCGGGAGACGCTCGGCCTGCTGCAGGAGCTGACCTCCGCGGCCGGCCTGCGCGCCAAGATCGACGCGATGTTCTCCGGCGTGCACATCAACTCCACCGAGAACCGCGCCGTGCTGCACACCGCTCTCCGGCTGCCGTCCGACGCGCAGCTGGTCGTCGACGGGCAGGACGTGGTGGCCGACGTGCACGAGGTGCTGGACCGGATGTCCGGCTTCGCCGACCGGATCCGCTCCGGCGAATGGACCGGCGCCACCGGGGAGCGGATCACCACCGTGGTGAACGTCGGCATCGGCGGGTCCGACCTCGGGCCGGTCATGGCCTACGAGGCGCTCAAGGACTACTCCGACCGCGGCATCACCTGCCGTTTCGTCTCGAACATCGACCCGACCGACATCTACGAGAAGACACACGATCTCGACCCGGCGAGCACCCTGTTCATCATCGCCTCCAAGACCTTCACCACATTGGAGACGCTGACCAACGCCCGGCTGGCCCGGGACTGGCTGACCGGCGGGCTGACCACGAAGCACGGCCTGTCCGCCGACGACGCCACCGCCGCCGTGGCGAAGCACTTCGTCGCCGTGTCGACGAACGCCGATAAGGTGTCGGAGTTCGGCATCGACACCGCCAACATGTTCGGCTTCTGGGACTGGGTCGGCGGCCGCTACTCCTACGACTCCGCCATCGGCCTGTCGGTGATGGTGGCGATCGGGCCGGACAACTTCCGCGAGATGCTGGCCGGCTTCCACGCCATGGACGAGCACTTCCGGACCGCCCCGTTCGAGGTGAACGCGCCGGTGATCCTGGGCCTGCTGAACGTGTGGTACGGCGACTTCTTCGGATCGGGAAGCCATGCGGTGCTGCCCTACTCGCAGTACCTGCTGCGTTTCCCGGCCTACCTGCAGCAGCTGACCATGGAGTCCAACGGCAAGTCCGTCCGGCTCGACGGTTCCCCCGTGCTCGCCGACACCGGCGAGGTGTTCTGGGGCGAGCCCGGCACCAACGGCCAGCACGCCTTTTACCAGCTGCTGCACCAGGGCACCCGGATCATCCCCGCCGACTTCATCGGGTTCGTCGAGCCGAACCACGACCTGCACGACGGCGACGCCGACGTGCACGACCTGTTCATGTCCAACTTCTTCGCCCAGTCCACGGCGCTGGCCTTCGGCCGCACCGCCGAGGAGATCGCGGCGGAAGGTGTTGCGCCCGAGGTCGTCCCGCACAAGGTGATGCCGGGCAACCGGCCGTCGACCTCCATCCTGGCGCAGAAGCTGACGCCGTCGGTGCTCGGCCAGCTGGTCGCCCTCTACGAGCACATCACCTTCGTCCAGGGTGTGATCTGGGGGATCAACTCCTTCGACCAGTGGGGGGTCGAGCTCGGCAAGGCGATGGCCAAGGAGCTGGCGCCGATGCTGTCCGGCGAGACCTCGACCGACGGCCAGGACTCCTCCACCGCCACGCTGATCGGGCACTACCTGCAGGGCCGTGGCCGCGCCTGAGCCGGACGAGTACCACCCGCTGGACGAGAAGCGATCCCTGGAAGCGCTTCTCGACCAGCAGCGGGATGCCGTGCTGCGCAAGGTGCGCGGCGTCCCGGAGCAGGACGCCCGGCGCGCACCGACCGCGAGCGCGCTGACCCTGCTCGGCCTGCTGAAGCACTGCGCCGTCTGGGAGCAGCGCTGGTTCCAGGGGGTGATGGCCGGCCGCCCGCTCGACGACGGCTGGCCGGAGCGGCGCGATCCCGGCGCCGACTTCCGTCTCGACGACTCCGACACGGTCGGCGTCTGGGTGCTGCGGTACCAGCAGGCGATCGAGGAGTCCCGCCGGACCACCGCGGACCACGACCTCGACACCCGTTGCGCCCGGCCGGATGTCGCCGACTGCAACCTGCGTTACCTGCTGCACCACCTGATCGAGGAGACCGCCCGGCACGCCGGCCACGCCGACATCCTCCGCGAGTCGATCGACGGCAGCACCGGGATGTGACCGGGTCAGCGGCGGGTGCGCTGCCACAGCCAGGCGGCGAGAACACCCGATACCAGCAGGATCCCGGCACACCAGAGCAACGAGGTGAGCGCCGGCCCGGCGACCGGACCGCCCAGCAGCAGGCCGCGCAGCGCCTCGGTCACCGGCGACACCGGCTGGTGCTGGGCGATCGGCTGCAGCCACCCGGGCAGGGTGTCCACCGGCACGAAGGCACTCGACAGGTAGGGCAGGAACAGCAGCAGGAACCCGAAGGCCGATGCGCTCTCCGGGGTCCGGGCGACCAGCCCGACCGCCGCCGCGGCCCAGGACAGCGCCAGCACGTACGCGCCCACCAGACCGGCGGCGGCCAGCCACTGCAGCGGTCCGGCCGAGGGCCGGAAGCCGACCGCGACGGCCGTACCGATCACCAGCAGCACCGACACCAGGTTCCGCAGCACGCTCGCGGCGACGTGTCCGGTCAGCACCGAGGACGGCCGCAGGTCCATCGTCCGCAGCCGGTCGACCATCCCTTCCCGGAGATCGGCGGAGACGCTGATCGCGGTGGTCGAGGCCCCGTACCCGGCGCAGAGCAGGATCACCCCGGGCACCACGTAGTCGATGTAGTCCGCGGCCGGTGTGCGCATCGCACCGCCGAACACGGTCGTCATCAGCAGCATGATCATCACCGGCAGCAGCGCGCCGATCAGCAGGCCGTCCGGGCTGCGCACCGCGTGCCGGAGGCTGCGGCCGGTCATCACCAGCGCCGCGCTCATGCCGCCACCTCCCCGTCGCGCCGGCCGGTCAGCTGCAGGAACACGTCGTCCAGGCTCGGCGTCCGGACCGCGAACGAGGCGACCCCCGGTCCGTTACCGAGCCGGGCCTCCACCCCGGCCATGGCCCGGCGCAGGTCGGCGAAGGTGCCGTCGACCGGCACCCGGGCGGTGCTGCCGTCGGTGAACGTCACCTCCAGTACGTCGGCGCCCACCCGCTGCCGGAGCTCGGCGGGCGCGCCCTCGGCCACGATCCGGCCGCCGTCCAGCACCGCGACCCGGCCGCCCGGCCGGTCCGCCTCCTGCAGGTACTGCGTGGTCAGCAGCACCGCCGTCCCGCCGGCAACCAGGTCGTCGACCAGGTCCCAGAGCGCCTGCCGACTGCGCGGATCGAGCCCGGTGGTCGGTTCGTCCAGGAACAACACCTGCGGCCGGGTGAGCAGGCTGACCGCGAGATCCACGCGCCGCCGGGTGCCGCCGGAGGCGGTCCGGGTGAGCCGGTCGGCCACGCCCGTCAGGTCGAGACGCTCCAGCAGCTCGTCGACGTCGGTGCGCAGACGCGGCGCCGGGATCCGGGCCAGCCGGCCGATCAGCCGCAGGTTCTCCCGCGGAGTCAGCAGGCCGTCCACGGCGGCGAACTGACCGGTCACCGCGATCGCCCGGCGGACCGCCGCCGGGTCGGCGTGCAGGTCGTGCCCGGCCACCGCCACCTCACCGGCGTCCGCCGGGGTCAGGGTGGCGAGGATCCGCACCACTGTCGTCTTCCCGGCGCCGTTCGGCCCCAGCAGTGCCAGCACCGACCCGGCGGCAACGTCGAGATCGACACCGTCCAGGACCGTGCGGTCCGCGTAGCTCTTGCACAGTCCGCGCACCCTCACCTGCGACATCGGGCCTCCTTCTCGGGTTCAGCGTATGCCGTACGCTTGTGTATCACGTACGCATGCGTATGCGCTACGCCCAACATCCGGCAGAATGCAGACATGACCTCCGACCCGCTGCCCGACCCCCTACCGGGTCCGGTGCGCGCCGCCTGGGAGAGCGAACTGGGCAGCGGAGGCCGGCGCCCCCGGCGCCCGGAGCTCTCGCTGCGCCGCATCGTCGATGCCGCGGTGGTGCTGGCGGACCGGGACGGCCTGGCCGGGATCTCGATGGCGAAGGTGGCGGCGGAGATCGGCTGCGCGACGATGGCGCTCTACCGGCATGTCCCGTCGAAGACCGATCTGCTGCAGCACATGTTCGATGCCGGACTGTCCGCACCACCACGGGACCGGACCCCACCCGGGACCGGCTGGCGGGACGGGCTGGCCACCTGGACCCGCGCCTCCCTGCAGGTGTTCGTCGGCCGGCCGTGGCTGCTCGAGATCCCCATCACCGGGCCGCCGCTGATGCCGCGGAACCTGGACTGGATGGACTGGGCGATGGGGCTGCTGGAGGGGACCGCCTTCGCCCCGTGGGAGAAGCTCTACACCCTGCTGCTGCTCAACGGCCACGCCAGACACGAAGCGGCACTGGCGGTCTCGATCGGCACCACGCCTGGGGAGCCGGCCGACCCGGAGGCGGGCGAGCAGGCCGCGGCCGACTACACCTCAGCCCTGGTGGCCCTCGCCGATCCCGGTCGTTTCCCGGCCCTGCACGACTTCGTCTCCACCGGTTCGCTCTTCGACCTGCCGCCGGACGTCGACCCGGAACGGGCCGACGACTTCCTCCGCGACTTCGGGCTGGAGCGCATCCTGGACGGACTCCAGGCGCTGCTGGACTCCCGGGGTGCTCCTGGTCCCGGTGACCCCGTCAGTCCCCGGTGACCCCGTCCGCGCACTCGCGGAGCAGGTCGGCGTGGCCGGCGTGCCGGCAGTACTCCTCGAGCATGTGCACCAGCAGCCAGCGCATCGAGAAGTGGCCGTCCCGGATGGGTTTCGCCGACAGCGCATCGAGATCGGCGTCGCTGGCGGTGGTCCGGGCGAACGTGACCTCGGTCTCCCACGCCGCCAGGGCGTCCGCGAGGGTGTCGTCCGGGCCCGGATGGTGGTCGCCGTCCGGGTCCTGGCCGAGGTTCGGATCGCCGTAGAACAGCGGGTCGCTGTCGGGGTCACCGACGAACCGGTTGCGGAACCAGTACCGCTCGACGTCGGCCATGTGCCGGACGAGGCCCATCAGGTTCAGGTCCGACGGCGGCACGGTCGGCCGGCGGGCCAGGTCGTCGGACAGCCCGTGAACCTTGATCAGCAGGGTGGTCCGGTAGTAGTCGAGGAACTCGGACAGGGTCGTGCGCTCGTCGGCGGCGATGGCGGGCTCGGTGCGCTGCGGCGCGGGAAGGTCCATGGGCCGGACGCTACCCAGGTGGCGGCAGGCGGCACCACAGGGTTTCGCTACGGTGGGCCGGGATGACAGCCATCCCGGAGCCCGCGGGCCCGTCCGCCACCGGAACTCCCACCGCGATGCAGCGGATCGCCGCGGGGATCGGGCTCGGCCAGCGCGGACAGACCACCGAGGCGCGCCTGCTGCTGTCCGCCCTGTGGGCCGAGATCGGCCCGGAAGGCCCGCCTCTGCAACGACTCTCCGTCGCGCACGCGCTCGCCGACGTGCAGGAGGAGGTCACCGCCGAACTCGAATGGGACCTGGTGGCCCTGCAGGTCGCGTCCCGGGTCACCGACGCCGAGGTGGCGGCCGCCGGGATGCCCGGGAACGCGGCGGCGCTGTACCCGTCGCTGCATCTCAATGCGGGAGAGGCCCACCGACGCTGCGGCGACGACCGGGGGGCGCGGCGGCATCTCGACCTCGGTCGCACCGCCCTGCACGAGTTGCCCGTGGACGTGCGCACGGACGCCGCCGGCTATCTCGACATGATCGAGGACGGACTCCGTCGCCTCGAGCAGCGTCTTGCCGATCCTGCAAGCTCCCTTGCGGATAGTGGGATCCCCCCGCACCCTTGATCGCAGGAGGTGGTCAGGGTGACCGGGTACGACGTGGTGGTGATCGGCGGCGGGTCCGCCGGACTGAGCGGGGCGGTGGCATTGGCGCGCTCACGCCGGTCGGTGCTGGTGGTGGACAGCGGGGATCCGCGGAACCGACCGGCCGCCGGGGTCCACGGCTACCTGGGCCGGGAGGATGCCTCACCGACGGACCTGCTGGCCTCCGGACGCGCCGAGTTGGAGTCCTACGGCGGCGTGGTCCGGTCCGGGACGGTGACCTCGGCGCACCGGGCGGACGACGCCGGTTTCGTCGTGGAGATCGACGGGTCGGCACCGGTGCGGGCGCGCCGGATCCTGCTCACCACCGGCCTGGTCGACGAGCTGCCGGAGGTGCCGGGACTGCGCGAGCACTGGGGCAGCGACGTCGTGCACTGCCCGTACTGCCACGGGTGGGAGGTGCGGGACCTGCCGATCGGGGTGCTGGCGACCGGCCCGATGGCCGTGCACCAGGCACTGATGTTCCGCCAGCTCAGCGCCGACGTCGTGCTGCTCACCCACGAGCAGCCGCTGCCGCCGGCCGA includes:
- a CDS encoding DinB family protein codes for the protein MDLPAPQRTEPAIAADERTTLSEFLDYYRTTLLIKVHGLSDDLARRPTVPPSDLNLMGLVRHMADVERYWFRNRFVGDPDSDPLFYGDPNLGQDPDGDHHPGPDDTLADALAAWETEVTFARTTASDADLDALSAKPIRDGHFSMRWLLVHMLEEYCRHAGHADLLRECADGVTGD
- a CDS encoding ABC transporter permease; its protein translation is MSAALVMTGRSLRHAVRSPDGLLIGALLPVMIMLLMTTVFGGAMRTPAADYIDYVVPGVILLCAGYGASTTAISVSADLREGMVDRLRTMDLRPSSVLTGHVAASVLRNLVSVLLVIGTAVAVGFRPSAGPLQWLAAAGLVGAYVLALSWAAAAVGLVARTPESASAFGFLLLFLPYLSSAFVPVDTLPGWLQPIAQHQPVSPVTEALRGLLLGGPVAGPALTSLLWCAGILLVSGVLAAWLWQRTRR
- the pip gene encoding prolyl aminopeptidase is translated as MRSPYPPIEPDASGMLDVGDGQLIHWETSGNPDGAPVVFLHGGPGGGTNPFQRRVFDPAKYRIVLFDQRGCGRSTPHVADPGTDLSVNTTWHLVADMEKLREHLGIDRWHVFGGSWGSTLALAYAQTHTDRVVSLVLRGIFTLRKAELDWFYEGGAGALFPDLREAFVAPVPEAERGNCMQAYHRLLNDPDPAVHVPAGVAWSVWEASTVRLRLDPAKIAEAADPRFALAFSRIENHYFVNGGWMREGQLIEDAGLLADIPAVIVQGRYDVCTPPFTAWDLHRAWPSAQLVITPDAGHAFDEPATLTALLDATDSFADLPY
- a CDS encoding DinB family protein produces the protein MAAPEPDEYHPLDEKRSLEALLDQQRDAVLRKVRGVPEQDARRAPTASALTLLGLLKHCAVWEQRWFQGVMAGRPLDDGWPERRDPGADFRLDDSDTVGVWVLRYQQAIEESRRTTADHDLDTRCARPDVADCNLRYLLHHLIEETARHAGHADILRESIDGSTGM
- a CDS encoding TetR/AcrR family transcriptional regulator, producing the protein MTSDPLPDPLPGPVRAAWESELGSGGRRPRRPELSLRRIVDAAVVLADRDGLAGISMAKVAAEIGCATMALYRHVPSKTDLLQHMFDAGLSAPPRDRTPPGTGWRDGLATWTRASLQVFVGRPWLLEIPITGPPLMPRNLDWMDWAMGLLEGTAFAPWEKLYTLLLLNGHARHEAALAVSIGTTPGEPADPEAGEQAAADYTSALVALADPGRFPALHDFVSTGSLFDLPPDVDPERADDFLRDFGLERILDGLQALLDSRGAPGPGDPVSPR
- a CDS encoding helix-turn-helix domain-containing protein is translated as MPTAPAPLLREELGRSLRAARVDRRLTLRELAARSMVSRAYLSEIERGEKEISSELLAALCTALDVDLADLLLDTARAAAGVGVVTPLPVRQMSPDRAVVGGSGAAGAGAGQVALRAA
- a CDS encoding NAD(P)/FAD-dependent oxidoreductase, with the translated sequence MTGYDVVVIGGGSAGLSGAVALARSRRSVLVVDSGDPRNRPAAGVHGYLGREDASPTDLLASGRAELESYGGVVRSGTVTSAHRADDAGFVVEIDGSAPVRARRILLTTGLVDELPEVPGLREHWGSDVVHCPYCHGWEVRDLPIGVLATGPMAVHQALMFRQLSADVVLLTHEQPLPPAEELAKLAAMNVPVIEGRVAALLDGPDGALAGVRMADGRELSRRVVAVASRMVARSAVADGLGLVAEPHPMGGWIGMQIPVDPMGRTSVPGVFAAGNVTDLQAQVVVAAGQGLKAGAMINADLIEEDVAAAAQRVAERTAV
- the pgi gene encoding glucose-6-phosphate isomerase, with product MTAAQPTDISATDSPAWAALHTHFGTMSAVHLRELFAQDPARGSELTLQAADLYVDYSKHRVTRETLGLLQELTSAAGLRAKIDAMFSGVHINSTENRAVLHTALRLPSDAQLVVDGQDVVADVHEVLDRMSGFADRIRSGEWTGATGERITTVVNVGIGGSDLGPVMAYEALKDYSDRGITCRFVSNIDPTDIYEKTHDLDPASTLFIIASKTFTTLETLTNARLARDWLTGGLTTKHGLSADDATAAVAKHFVAVSTNADKVSEFGIDTANMFGFWDWVGGRYSYDSAIGLSVMVAIGPDNFREMLAGFHAMDEHFRTAPFEVNAPVILGLLNVWYGDFFGSGSHAVLPYSQYLLRFPAYLQQLTMESNGKSVRLDGSPVLADTGEVFWGEPGTNGQHAFYQLLHQGTRIIPADFIGFVEPNHDLHDGDADVHDLFMSNFFAQSTALAFGRTAEEIAAEGVAPEVVPHKVMPGNRPSTSILAQKLTPSVLGQLVALYEHITFVQGVIWGINSFDQWGVELGKAMAKELAPMLSGETSTDGQDSSTATLIGHYLQGRGRA
- a CDS encoding ABC transporter ATP-binding protein — protein: MSQVRVRGLCKSYADRTVLDGVDLDVAAGSVLALLGPNGAGKTTVVRILATLTPADAGEVAVAGHDLHADPAAVRRAIAVTGQFAAVDGLLTPRENLRLIGRLARIPAPRLRTDVDELLERLDLTGVADRLTRTASGGTRRRVDLAVSLLTRPQVLFLDEPTTGLDPRSRQALWDLVDDLVAGGTAVLLTTQYLQEADRPGGRVAVLDGGRIVAEGAPAELRQRVGADVLEVTFTDGSTARVPVDGTFADLRRAMAGVEARLGNGPGVASFAVRTPSLDDVFLQLTGRRDGEVAA